The Fusarium poae strain DAOMC 252244 chromosome 2, whole genome shotgun sequence nucleotide sequence CGGGCGGTTTTTGCGCCTTTGGACATTTTCCATGAGGTAGCGACTCGAAAAGATACATGACCACCCATGTCATTCCTTTCTCCACCCCCATAACGAGGGTAGGATCTTCCCCACCATAGATATGGCTTCTCCACTCGGTTGTCGCACATGTACTCTCTACATACATATCCGTAGTACCTCGTACATTGACTGGCTGCATCCCATCCATGTCAGGATGCTTCCCCGACTGTAGGTCCACCCTTGATAAGGTGTTCTTCTTCCCTGTCTTTGCCCGATAGCAATTGGACCCTAAACCCTCACTGTATGTACCCGTACCCGTATCCTTCATCTGAGAGACACCCCTTCTCAACAGCTGAATGTTTTTAGTGTCCCTGGAAAAAGGCACTTTCCTTCTTCGCCTGGGCAAACCGAACCTCGCCCGATACAACTCAAGTTTTGATGAGTTTTCCCCGGAGTTTCGACGGGAACCGGAAGTCGGGAGGACTCGAGACATCACAAGAGTGCTGTGGGAGGTACCGTCAGACGGGTACCTCTAGGCCTCCACTAAAAAAGCAGTGTGGAGCTTTCCCCGGTTGTAGGTTGCCACAGGTGGATTTGCACCCACTGAATTTTATGGATGAGGTCTTCTTTATAGTGATCAATGCCCTGTGGCAGCGATAAGCTCCCTTAGTTAGTTCGTCTAACCAACCAGATCGACTGAATTAATGATTGAGCCGAATAGGGAGATTGGCGCTGTCTGAGCAGTTTTCCTGTCATTACGCAGCAAAGATTATGGAATCATTTGAATTTGAGTATTACAAGTCAAAACAGACAACCAATGGACTCTCAACTGTTCATAGCTGGACGCGTCCTTCATATCTGTATGTATTTCTGGTAACTACCTGTCTTCagggtacctacctatggaTCCGTGTCAATTTCCAAGAACCTGGTTCGCTCTGACGTCATAGCAGTACGCCGTACCCGTAGGAGGAATCGATAACACCTGCCAAATTTGGATTCCCCCGCCATGTTCATTCTGCTTGTCACTCAGGTTTTGGTGCTGGAAGAATCAAACTCACGCGACATCAACCCAACTGTATTTACACGCCCCTTTCCGAGTTGCATTGCCGTACCTGACGAAGCAGTAATGAGGAGAGTATCCCGAAACTTGCTTCATTGAGCTGCGTTACTGGTCGCTGGAATAAGAATATGGGTCGCGTGCCTACATCGCAGATCCTTCAGTTACTCCAGAACTACTTTACTGCGTTCCAGCTCTACGGAATCTGGGGTTTTGTGGTGATCTCTGAGCAGATAAATGCCGACAGCTATCAGTCCCCAATGACCTTGAACCCAAACCACAACGACGCGTGTTCCAATCTTGCCGCCCTCACACCACCTTCCATTCACCAGCAACAGCGGCTCCTCCGCTACAGCCTTGGCGAAGCAACTAAGGATATCATCAACTTGTCAATGTTTGCTACATGATATCCAGCATAAGCTCACCGGTCACGTGTCGACTGACAACCACAAATTTGAGGCACGGAATGAGCGATGCAGCCAAGACTGTCCTGCACACCAATATTACATACCTCAGGTGGTATCTGGCCTGTCATAATCTTAACTTGTGCGTAGTCAGCTTCTGGCTGTCAACAAATGACGAGCTGAGACCACTCAAcagaaaaggaaaagcaaTGCTTGGAAGATATAGATCGGTTGCGAGTGCCATCCAAGAAAGCTTGTCTTTACGGGAGCGTACTTGGCTATTTCTCATCAAGCCTTGAGGTTCATCTCCGACCTTGCGTGCATGAGTCCTTGGCCTATTCGCAGTATAAACCTCATCTTCAAATAGTCGCAAGAGTACCTAACGTACATCACTCTGCAACCACACATATGTACGATGACAACGTATTCAACATGTTGCCCCTGTCGCGTGGGGAAGAAGTCATAACGCACCACAACACGTACCGTACCCTGCCAAGCGAGCTGAAAGGTGAGACAATTGGCCAATGTCCTGCATCCTGGCAAATTGTCTAGACCCCAATTGTTCATGAATCGGGCCCGACCAGGAAAGTTGGTATTACGGGCCGAGACACAACAAACGCAATTCCGTTCACTGCGTCTGGCGCGCCTGGCGCCAATCCTTTTCTCGTTATTTTATGGGCCCTGTCATGCTCTCCTTGCAGCAATGTCAATGCACTGCATTCGCCCGGTTCATGATGGCACTATCAATTTCATGACCATCGTCTTTAACGGAAGAAGCTCGGTGCGCTCCTGGGTATGTGTTTATGAGCGTCCAATGAACCGTCTCAAACGTTCGATAGTTAGAAATGTACATACGGATACAGCCCAGGGTCCAGGCCAAAGCCCCCACGGTTGATTCCTTCGTTCAGGCGCGATTCACAGTTGACGAAAGGCTGTGTCTTAATCCTTGCTTGGCACCGGAAGACTGGTTGTGACTTGGCACTAGAATGTATGTACGTACAGGCGGACTTGGCCGCTTGTTGCACGCCGTACAGAATGCAGTATGCTTGAAAATGCCCTGTCAGATTCTTCACTTTTACGGCACTACAATTCCTAGGTAATTCATGACAATCCGACGTATTGAACGTCAGAATATATTGTTTTATTACTAATAACATGGAAAAATGCAGTGCGCTTTTCTACAGTCAACCGCGGTTTTTAAAAACGCATTGGAAATCTCTGTATCCGTAAGCTTCGGAAGGAAACCGAGCCTTACGCACCACATTTTTCGACTGGTAGGCTCGTACAAACAGTTTCCTTGTGCAGTTTCGATCCAGAGACCCCGTTCTAAACGTCTTGGAGAACGTTTGCCGTCCCTTGTTGGGGACCAAGAGACCCTTCCCCAACTCTACCTAGTCGCGGTGTACACACGCCTATTTGGTCTAGATCAGGGACTAAAAAGTGGGAAGCGAGCGTGGTAACGGACGATGAACCTTGTCGACTGCAACGGACCCTGACGGTCCTTATTAAACGCAACAGAGGATATGTGAGAATAAATGACACTTTGCTGTTTAAAACGGCCCTTGACAGGGAACCTGGCAAGCTGGGTCAACTTGTCGAAAGCCTGTTGATGAGTGTATCCACACTACGATCATAAACTATCGTATCGGTTCTTCACGCTCTGAAGCGGTTCGATTAAGCCGGCAATGAAAATTCTTCATGTGTCAATACAATGACAGACAATAAGGACCAGGTAGCCAAGTAATTTCTGGTACGTGTTAGCAGCCAAGATTCTAACTCATGAAATTACGCGTTATAGCCAAGAAGCAATGTTCCAATTTGTTGTGCCATCCCTACCCTACGTACCTAGAGCTGTTATCTACTCACTCCTTGACCGTTGGGGTATTTACATGGCGTACTGACCACACCAGCAGTTTAAAACGTGAGGCAACTCAACCGAGAAGACGCCACGACTCCTCAATTATTGGGCTGGCTTGGCCTTGGAGACTAGCCTCTAATATCACATATTGAGTATCCAAGTTTATATACTCCGTACAAACAGTCCATTCAGTTACATGGATATCATGAGATGTGCATCATTGCCGCATCGAGTAGCATGTTGACTATAACTTCAAGGGTATCTATTTAAGCATCATGCAGGGCACATGTAATAAACAAGCTTCAAGCTGTAGCCTTGTGGTGGTTATCCTATTTGTGACTGTAGAAAGTAGATCCGGAGCACCTGCCCCTCACCGGACGCCGATGACCCCACTTCATCCGGTGCGGAGGAAAGAGGGACccaagaaaaataaaaaaaattctGTCTCAGCGAACTCAATGGAAGCCTCTGACACTGGCTGGCTGTATTAGTAAACAGCGGGCACAACTTTGACAACATCCACCAAAAATTACACCAGCAAGTGAAGTTTGGAGTTGATAGTCTGCTTGTTGCCGACGATACGAGCCGCGCATTTCACTCCTTCGTTTTTATCACcaaaaaaacaaacaaagaaaagaggcATCTTGTTCAGTGTGAAGCCGGGGCCAAGACCTAACCCTGCTAAAAGCCGTCATAACGTTAACGCCCAATCCGcaccttttttctttcttggtcGACAAAGGCAAACTCTGTGTTGCAAGTAGCTACAAAATACAGCTATGAGCAGTACGAAAGAGTGCGGAAGCGCTTTGCGCAATGGCCACTATGCTTCTATTCTGCTCTCAAAAGCAGGCAGTGCCGAGTCTCAACCAGCCCCGAGCTCAACCTCCGGCTCCGTATCGGACCCAGCCCCGGTTGCCGGGGCTTTGGTTAAGGCTTTCGTTACCCAGTTAATTTCTTCTGGCTCCGGATCTGGCCCGGCATCCGAGACATCGACAGATATCCCACAGGTTCTATCAGTAGGCCTTGCTGCCTTGAACGCCTTCCTCCAGGTCAATGTCACTGGTCCTGTGCTCCCCGAGTCGGCTACCCTTAGTTCCTATTTCACTAAGGAGTGGGCCAGTGCCCAGCCAGACGACACACAAAAGTCCCATGCTCATCTTCACAAGGCTTGCCTCAACTATCTTGAGGTTGATGGCGTATCGCCTTATGCTTACATCCCTCACTTGGAACTATTTGCTCTAGCACGTTTCATCCTTACACAGGAGCTAAAATCCACCAACGGTATTGTGAACATCCTCTCCGAGGAACAGTCCCGCAAATGCAGTCTTGTTTGGACACGACTTCGAGTTGACGTATGGCACTACAAGCTCTTGACACAGCCCTCTCTGGGACATGGCTCCAACTTTGCTCGAAGCTCTCAGTGGAGCGATGTTCCTTCGCTTGCAACCAAGATTGTGGGAGGTATCGAGAGTGTACGAGCCCAAATCCTAGGAGAGGATGTTTGGGCCTCAGATAGCGATACATGGAGTCACGATGACAAGGTTCAATTCCTTGTTGAAGCAGCCAATAACTACATCCTCCTGGGACGTGACGACAAAGCCAAAGAAGCTCTCAAGGAGGCTTCTCAGACAAGCGGCCTCGAGTACGCTCTCTCAGGTGCTCTCGGAAAGAGGACCAAATTCCAGGAGAACAGCATCAGCCAGCTAGTTGTTCTGGCTAAGAGCAGCGCCAAGCAACAGAGTGACAGTACGGAAGAGGAAGCCAAGCCTGATGCTCTCCAACTGAATGATGATACTCTCCATGAGGAGATCCAATTCTCGAAAGAGGAAAACGTAGAGGATAAGAAAGCCTCTCTTCCTGCGGCGCTAGCTGACCTGTCACCCGACGACCAACCCCAACTCTCACCTCTTGACCAAATCATTCTTCTCACAGAAGCTACGCTCAAGGATGCTTTCTCGCCTATCGACACCCTGACTTCAGCAGAGGTTCTACCATATGCAGTGCGAGTCATTGGAGACAAGTCAACCAACTGGCAGATTTATACTCATGCCTTGCTTGTCCGTTCTCGAATCGAGGTCCACCGTAGCCGAACTATTGAGCGAGGTGTGCTTCAGCTCCAAGCTGTGGCAGACCAGGTTCTGACCGACACAACTGCTGAAGCCCAACAAAAGGCCgagacaaaggagcagaaTTCCGAGGCGGACGCCCCAGCGATCCAAATCACTGCTCCTGATCAAGCTCCGGCACCTATTCAAAGCAAGCCAACCTCTTTCCTTCCTGCTCCTAAAGTTTCAGAATCCGCTCCCGCGCACGTGCGTCTTGAATACATTCACGCCATCTGCTCTCCTCCTCGATGGCATCTTGAGTCTGAGCTGGCCTACGCCTGGGCTGGTATTGGTTCTTTAGCCTCTGCTCTTGAGATATTCAAGCGACTCAGGTTATGGGCTGAAGTAGCACTCTGTCTCGCTAGCGCCGCAGCAtctgaggatgaagatggccGTGGCAGTGGTGGTGAAGAGAAGGCTAAAGGAATTATCAGATGGAGACTGTTCCACCGCACTGGAGAGAATTCTCCCACCGATCCAGATGATGAGAACATCGGTGACGACGTGACCCTTCTCAAGGCTGCAGATTTTTCCGGACCAGAGCGCGAGCCTTCACCACCCAACGCCCCACGACTCTTCTGTATTCTGGGTGATATAGAGAATGATCCTTCTTACTACGAGCGTGCTTGGGAGATCTCCAAGCATCGCTTCGCTCGAGCCCAAAAGTCACTTGGTGAATACTACCTCCAGAACAAGGAATGGGAGAAGGCCCGCGAGGCATACAAGAAGGCAACAGCTGTCAACCGTCTTAGCCCCGAGATGTGGAGCCGTCTTGGAGATATCAGCCTGCGCCTTGGACAGTTCCGTAATGCCGCTGAAGCTTTCAACCGTTCCATCGGATCGGCGAGTGATACAGCTGGAGGCGAGGATGCTCGAACATGGAGCAACTTGGGAAGTTCTCTTTGGAGTCTGTACTGCGAAGTTGTTGCTGAGCAAAAGAACAATCCTACCGCTACTAGGGAACAGTCTGCCCCCGCCCCcgctgaagatgaagaggacgaCGTCGCTCTTGCCTCCCCATCCAAACCCTCAGACCGTGACCCGGCCACCCTACTTAGCCAGTCTCTTACGGCTTACAAGCGAGGTGCATCCATTAGTCACGATAACTGGCGAATCTGGGATAATGTACTCACATTGGCATCGCGTGTTCAACCGCCTGCTATAGCAGATATGGTTGTTGCGCTCACACACATCATCCGCATTCGAAAAACCGAAGATGCTCTCGATGCTGACGTCCTTGGCGCACTGCTTCAAGACGCTGTGCTTTCTGTCGAGAAGACACCAAACACAGGCGTGTACGATCCACCTCGAGGAACGCCTGAGAGACTGGTAATGCGCCTATttgaggaggaggtggtACCACTTATCACAAAGCGATCAGAGCTGTGGACACTAGTCTCCCGACTTCGTGCCTGGAGAAGAGATTACGCCGGCTCTATCGACGCAGCTGAGCGAGCATGGCGCGCAGTTATCGGACAATCAGGCAGTGGTCTTCTGCCCGGCGCAGCAGCCACAACAGAAGATGAGGCTAGAGACTGGACCGTTGATGAAGGTGCTTGGACTGTCGTTGTGCAGAGAACTGATGAGTTGGTGTCAGTGTATGAAAACTGGGGCCCCTCTGTCGAAACCATCGGTAGCAAATGGAAGGGCAAGGCGAGAAGCGCAGTGAGGAGTGTGATGGGCAAAGGCAAGGAGAGATGGGAGGGAAGCGAAGGCTGGAAGGTTTTAGAAAACTTGATGGAAGGGTTGAGGATTTTATAAAGAGGCCAGTTAAAAGAATTGGCTAGGTCATGAGAAACATACCAGGCATGATAAAGAGTAGAACGTTGATAGACAGAACAAAACAGTAAATTCATATTCCAGCTACTCGTGGGCTTGTCTGTAGAAGATTGAATTTTGTGCGTATGCAGACAAATAAATAACCATCAACATGAACAGTTTCATTAACGCCCATCGGCTGGCCAGGGACCAAATATATCAGCCTCACCACTCCCCAAAAGCTAAGTGCAACAGGCATGTgctcttcttttttaatGCAAGTTCGATTCAACACTATTCAGGTTCAGAATACCAGACTGGAATACAAGTTAACAGGCCAATCATAAGGCGTGATACTACTTAATCCATACAATGAGTTGATTTGGACGCAACGATGTTGTGATATTCGCTGCTAACTATGCCCGACGATCACCTCCCAACGTTATACAATGGTTTCATCAAACATCCTCCGTACCCCATGAATAACTTTTTCCTACACGCCAACTAAAACTTCGACAAATCCCTCATGCTACATCTCCAACAAACTGGTTGAACTTACTGTCAGGATATAGCAGAGCCGCTCTCAAGCCCATCAATTCAAAGCGAAATGCACTatttcttgcccttctttcGGCCTGGTACAACCTTAAAACCAGCGGCCTGCATACCAGCGTCGTCTCGAGGGCTAGTGGCAGTAGCAGAAGCGGCTATGGCGGCAGAGTTGCTGGAACCTCCCTTCTTGGCAACTTCACTCCAACCGCCACCATTTCCTCCCTTGTTATCGGGCTGCTTCTCAACGACTCCACGTTCAGCAAGCTTCTTGCGGCGAATGAACTCCTCGGCGAAATGACGACCGTCCATCGTGGTCGAGTTGCCGTAAACAGCGTCAGCAATCAAACCAGCGTCGAGAGGTAAGATTTCAAGAGTAGCCTGGAAAGTGGCGACTGCACATTTGGTTAGCCCGTTTTCATGAATCCTTGTTTTAATGTGATTGACTTACTGTCGCTGACTGCAGTGATACCCCGAGAAAGCTCCCTGTTGACCCACTTGTTGAACTCCTCCATGGCAGCATTGCCAGTGTCAGTCTTGCCATTGCCCGGAGTCACCAGCTTAGAGGTTGACTTTGTGGGCGAAGTGACAGGCTTGATATTGGTAGAACTGACCGATCGACTCTGGGACGATGGACCAGTAGGAACTTTAACCTTGCCACCAGCGCCAACAGTAGCCCAGCCACTTCCAGGGGGCGGAGCCGTTGCAGCAGCGGCGGCCGCAGCGGCAGACGCAGCATTAGTGAGAATGGACTGACCTGGCTTACCGGCTAAGTTGGCATAGCTCTTGGATACGCCGGTAGGAGTACTGGCCTGGGGGGTGGCCTGGCTGGCTTTCTGTTTACGAAGCTCTTCCTCGCGCTGGATCTCGGCAAGAGTCTTCTTACCAGAAGCCGGAGTTGAAGGAGCGACGGTAGACGTAGTCTTGGATGGGCCAGGCTTGGACCAAGGGCTGCCAGCTGGAGCAGGAGAACCGTGGCCCCAAGTACTAGTAGCGGGCAGACCAGCGTTAGAAGCGGCGGCTGTCTTCTCACGTTCCCTGAGCTCTTGCTCCAGAATAGCCTTCCTTTGAGCAGCAGCGGCCTCTTCAGCTTTGGCAGCCTTGCGAGCTTCAGCCTCTTGGATCTCCTTCAGGCTGGGACCCTTGTGACTCTCAGCTCCGTGATCTTTTGCCCAAGGAGCCAGCGGTGGTGGTTGCGCGTTTACGGAAGCGCTGTCAGGGGTTCCGGTCTGAGAGCGATTGTACTGTTCGGGGAGGTTCGATCGGGCACGCTGGGCTGTCGGGGCGGGAAGAGGAGTTCCAGTAGATGCGGGAGGGGGGAAGGGCATTGGCATATCAGGCTCGACTGGCTGAGCAGCGGCCGCAGCAGCGGCGGCCTGAGTCTGCTGGACCTGTTGAGTCAGAGACAAGGCATCCTCtgcagccttcttcttggcagctCGAGCAGCTTTACCAGTCAAGACCGGTGCTTCCGCACGTCGCTGCGTGTCCTCGGAGGCGGCCTCGGCAGCAGGGGCGAGTTCCTCAGATAGTTCCTCTTCACTTCCCTCTTCGGCTTTCTCAGCCTGTTCAGCCTCTAAACCAGCTCGGAGATCCTCGAACTGCTGCAGACGGTTTTTGAACCCTTCGGGGTCTTGCTCAAGGCTCTCAGTGTCGGGCAGTCCAGCGCGAACGCTGGCATCGGCAACAGGGGCTCCGATGGGATGCGGAGCACCAGAGCCCTGAAGATTGGCGAGCAGCTGGCGCTCAGTGTTTGCAAAGTCATCATCTCTGAATGGATCTCCGTTTCCCGAACCTGACGGGACAGATGTCTGACTGCCTACTGGCCCAGCTCCTTCAAAGAAACCACCAGAAGGGGGCATGGCACCAATaggttgttgatgaggagCCATTCCGATGGGGTTTGGTGACGAAATGCTACCAAAACTGGGCTGACTCTGAAGACTGTGGGCACTGGAGTGGTGCTGCAACATCGGGGCAGGAATGGGGAATTTAGACATCGCCTGAGCACGCATGACGTATTCCCGCTGCTGAACCATGAGATACTGCTCTTCCTGCTTGCGGCGCTCTAGATTGTTTTGTTCCTCAGCGGTGAGTGTGCGCCCGAAGCTAGGAAACACACCACTCAGGGGTGGGACTACACCACTGTTCCCCTGCGAGGGGAATGGCCCGGGCTGTGCAGGAGGGCCGTGTGGAATGCCAATCTGAGGTACCAAGAATGGCTCGCGCGAGTTGCCAATACGACGAATGAGTTGACCCAGAGGTTCGAATTCGGGATCTTCCACTTTCTTGACTCGTAAATCAGGAGTAAAGAAGTTGGCCTTGTACCAATCGTTCATCTCCAATCCGGTAAACGGTCCTTGAACCTGTCCTTGAGGGTCCAAATAAACCCATCTCATGCGATCAGGCATGACCATCTGCCGGACTTGGGCGGAAGGAGGCTCAGTGCCCCCTTGGCTGCCCCCAAAAGGCAAACCACCACCGATAGGGGTGAAAGATTGGGGGCCTACCGCGGCGGAGGTAGGATGATTGGAGTCACCAGTAGTGAAAACACCCTGAGCTCGAGAGGCATCACTGGAGGGGAAGAGCTCTTCGAAAACCCCACGATTGGGTCGCATTGGACTTTCAGTGTCGCGAGTCGGGATACCAAAGTTGCTCCGGCCGATAGCACCCAAAGGATTGCTCTGGCGAAGATCGGGCAGAGAGTCAGACAGATTGTTGTCATGCTCAATAGTCTGCATTTGTGCCTGCATGGCAGCAGGAAACAGAGACCCCATCTTGCTGCCACGACCAATGCTTCCAGTTCCTAGACCACCAGCACTAGCAGGGCCGAAAACGTTGTTGAGATTCGACAGCCCAGGTGATTGGAGCTCACCCATGGGGCTGAACAGAGAGTTTCCGAATACACCGCCCAAGTTGGGCCTTTCACGATCCGGAGTCCCGGTCGTAGGGCCACCAGGGGCGGGCCAGCCCAGATTATTCAACGAAGGGTAGGCCTTGGCGCCCACGCTGGAGGTCTGACTGCGATCACCTCCGTCGTAACCCCCAAAGCTGCGACCGATGGAACCAAAATTCGAGGGGGCATCGTGGATACCTGTGCCATGAGACTTGTCGTCACTGCCGTCGCCGTCATGGCCGTGTCGCTCAGCTGGAGGGCTGCGGTAGGGATTGGTCTCGGATGGGCTCAAAGGGCCGTCATCGCCGTGACCTGCAAGACTGAGGCCAGACATGCCAAAGTCGGCAGCGGAGCCCTTGATGGGCGTACCCATAGCGCCTGCTGAATTGTTCTGCTGGGATGAGCCGGCAGTGTCGGTGTCAGGGGCGCCACTGAGTGCTGCACTGCCTGATGCAGTATCTTCGCCAAAAGGATCAGTGTCAGTTCTGGTTCGGGTTCGCCAAGATTGCTGGCTAAGAGGGTTTTGGCCCTCCGCAGCCTTGCCACTCAGGTTGTCCGAGCTGTCCTTGGGAATCAGGTGGGCCAATCTACTTCCACCAGCACCGCCGCCAACTCGTTTATCACCAACGGCAGGCGAGC carries:
- a CDS encoding hypothetical protein (SECRETED:SignalP(1-17)), translated to MFILLVTQVLVLEESNSRDINPTESIPKLASLSCVTGRWNKNMGRVPTSQILQLLQNYFTAFQLYGIWGFVVISEQINADSYQSPMTLNPNHNDACSNLAALTPPSIHQQQRLLRYSLGEATKDIINLSMFAT
- a CDS encoding hypothetical protein (BUSCO:5918at5125), encoding MSSTKECGSALRNGHYASILLSKAGSAESQPAPSSTSGSVSDPAPVAGALVKAFVTQLISSGSGSGPASETSTDIPQVLSVGLAALNAFLQVNVTGPVLPESATLSSYFTKEWASAQPDDTQKSHAHLHKACLNYLEVDGVSPYAYIPHLELFALARFILTQELKSTNGIVNILSEEQSRKCSLVWTRLRVDVWHYKLLTQPSLGHGSNFARSSQWSDVPSLATKIVGGIESVRAQILGEDVWASDSDTWSHDDKVQFLVEAANNYILLGRDDKAKEALKEASQTSGLEYALSGALGKRTKFQENSISQLVVLAKSSAKQQSDSTEEEAKPDALQLNDDTLHEEIQFSKEENVEDKKASLPAALADLSPDDQPQLSPLDQIILLTEATLKDAFSPIDTLTSAEVLPYAVRVIGDKSTNWQIYTHALLVRSRIEVHRSRTIERGVLQLQAVADQVLTDTTAEAQQKAETKEQNSEADAPAIQITAPDQAPAPIQSKPTSFLPAPKVSESAPAHVRLEYIHAICSPPRWHLESELAYAWAGIGSLASALEIFKRLRLWAEVALCLASAAASEDEDGRGSGGEEKAKGIIRWRLFHRTGENSPTDPDDENIGDDVTLLKAADFSGPEREPSPPNAPRLFCILGDIENDPSYYERAWEISKHRFARAQKSLGEYYLQNKEWEKAREAYKKATAVNRLSPEMWSRLGDISLRLGQFRNAAEAFNRSIGSASDTAGGEDARTWSNLGSSLWSLYCEVVAEQKNNPTATREQSAPAPAEDEEDDVALASPSKPSDRDPATLLSQSLTAYKRGASISHDNWRIWDNVLTLASRVQPPAIADMVVALTHIIRIRKTEDALDADVLGALLQDAVLSVEKTPNTGVYDPPRGTPERLVMRLFEEEVVPLITKRSELWTLVSRLRAWRRDYAGSIDAAERAWRAVIGQSGSGLLPGAAATTEDEARDWTVDEGAWTVVVQRTDELVSVYENWGPSVETIGSKWKGKARSAVRSVMGKGKERWEGSEGWKVLENLMEGLRIL
- a CDS encoding hypothetical protein (BUSCO:3554at5125), whose product is MPTNLPSSFASAAAGQNSNARGARIDVRGNNSGDWARRDGRSTNGTLTFRRSSTTPLGQPSSQPPPSTDHAVQPPTTVESPENASSSTYELPPTRYTREELLDIYRLRKPAGDVSHLFAPGWNPGQMNGHTPRGWGKGNDNHIPQEPGACWEESGDSTPMGLQDMSMEEREAFNTEINSPLKPPTQNKDAHQGGANGRKASLSQGTSNTFGVSSPSSATRPGTRRRETTESNPFVGSALASPTAAGRVNRDDQAFWLPRSKTDLKEAEADESDNEPGSREAPGKLPPFGNLMRSNTGGIGGVGSIWPPSNQTTPGAGGFGNFALTGSPAVGDKRVGGGAGGSRLAHLIPKDSSDNLSGKAAEGQNPLSQQSWRTRTRTDTDPFGEDTASGSAALSGAPDTDTAGSSQQNNSAGAMGTPIKGSAADFGMSGLSLAGHGDDGPLSPSETNPYRSPPAERHGHDGDGSDDKSHGTGIHDAPSNFGSIGRSFGGYDGGDRSQTSSVGAKAYPSLNNLGWPAPGGPTTGTPDRERPNLGGVFGNSLFSPMGELQSPGLSNLNNVFGPASAGGLGTGSIGRGSKMGSLFPAAMQAQMQTIEHDNNLSDSLPDLRQSNPLGAIGRSNFGIPTRDTESPMRPNRGVFEELFPSSDASRAQGVFTTGDSNHPTSAAVGPQSFTPIGGGLPFGGSQGGTEPPSAQVRQMVMPDRMRWVYLDPQGQVQGPFTGLEMNDWYKANFFTPDLRVKKVEDPEFEPLGQLIRRIGNSREPFLVPQIGIPHGPPAQPGPFPSQGNSGVVPPLSGVFPSFGRTLTAEEQNNLERRKQEEQYLMVQQREYVMRAQAMSKFPIPAPMLQHHSSAHSLQSQPSFGSISSPNPIGMAPHQQPIGAMPPSGGFFEGAGPVGSQTSVPSGSGNGDPFRDDDFANTERQLLANLQGSGAPHPIGAPVADASVRAGLPDTESLEQDPEGFKNRLQQFEDLRAGLEAEQAEKAEEGSEEELSEELAPAAEAASEDTQRRAEAPVLTGKAARAAKKKAAEDALSLTQQVQQTQAAAAAAAAQPVEPDMPMPFPPPASTGTPLPAPTAQRARSNLPEQYNRSQTGTPDSASVNAQPPPLAPWAKDHGAESHKGPSLKEIQEAEARKAAKAEEAAAAQRKAILEQELREREKTAAASNAGLPATSTWGHGSPAPAGSPWSKPGPSKTTSTVAPSTPASGKKTLAEIQREEELRKQKASQATPQASTPTGVSKSYANLAGKPGQSILTNAASAAAAAAAATAPPPGSGWATVGAGGKVKVPTGPSSQSRSVSSTNIKPVTSPTKSTSKLVTPGNGKTDTGNAAMEEFNKWVNRELSRGITAVSDIATFQATLEILPLDAGLIADAVYGNSTTMDGRHFAEEFIRRKKLAERGVVEKQPDNKGGNGGGWSEVAKKGGSSNSAAIAASATATSPRDDAGMQAAGFKVVPGRKKGKK